One Bacillus sp. 1780r2a1 DNA segment encodes these proteins:
- the uvrA gene encoding excinuclease ABC subunit UvrA, whose protein sequence is MAMEKIVIKGARAHNLKNIDIEIPRDKLVVLTGLSGSGKSSLAFDTIYAEGQRRYVESLSAYARQFLGQMDKPDVDSIEGLSPAISIDQKTTSRNPRSTVGTVTEIYDYLRLLFARVGRPTCPNHGIEITSQTIEQMVDRILEYEERTKLQVLAPVVSGRKGAHVKALEDIKKQGYVRIRVDGEMREVTEEIELDKNKKHSIEVVIDRIVVKEGVQSRLSDSLETALKLGDGKVIIDIIGEEELLFSEHHACPKCGFSIGELEPRMFSFNSPYGACTACDGLGMKLKVDAELVIPDDTLTLRENAIAPWAPTSSQYYPQMLEAVCAHYGIDMDVAVKDLPKHLLDKILYGSDGDKIYFRYENDFGQVRENEILFEGVIPNVERRYHETSSDYIREQMEKYMAEQPCSTCKGHRLKKEALAVLIDSKHIGNVTRFSVQEAYNFFSSLQLSDKEMKIADMILREIKERLGFLVNVGLDYLTINRSAGTLSGGEAQRIRLATQIGSRLTGVLYILDEPSIGLHQRDNDRLIRTMQDMRDIGNTLIVVEHDEDTMLAADYLIDIGPGAGVHGGAVVSQGTPKEVMADPNSLTGQYLSGDRFIPLPTERRSVDKSRMIDIVGAKENNLKNVKASIPLGTFTAVTGVSGSGKSTLVNDILHKTLAQKLHKAKSKAGEHKEIKGIEHLDKVIDIDQSPIGRTPRSNPATYTGVFDDIRDVFAQTNEAKVRGYKKGRFSFNVKGGRCEACRGDGIIKIEMHFLPDVYVPCEVCHGKRYNRETLEVKYKDHNISDVLDMTVEDALHFFENIPKIKRKLQTIYDVGLGYITLGQPATTLSGGEAQRVKLASELHRRSTGRTLYILDEPTTGLHIDDIARLLKVLQRLVENGDTVLVIEHNLDIIKAADYLIDLGPEGGDKGGQIVGTGTPEEVAEVKGSYTGKYLKPILERDRKRMDEKIKEVQTVGKA, encoded by the coding sequence ATGGCGATGGAGAAAATCGTAATAAAAGGCGCGCGCGCTCATAATTTAAAAAATATCGATATTGAAATTCCGCGTGATAAGCTGGTCGTACTAACCGGCTTATCAGGTTCTGGTAAATCATCGCTTGCTTTTGATACGATTTATGCAGAAGGTCAGAGACGTTACGTGGAGTCACTATCCGCATATGCTCGACAGTTCCTTGGTCAGATGGACAAGCCGGACGTGGATTCCATTGAAGGTTTGTCTCCGGCTATCTCAATTGATCAAAAAACAACGAGTCGTAACCCTCGTTCAACTGTAGGAACGGTTACAGAGATTTATGATTATTTACGTTTACTGTTTGCGCGTGTAGGGAGACCAACTTGTCCAAACCATGGAATTGAAATCACGTCTCAGACCATTGAACAGATGGTCGACCGTATTTTAGAGTATGAAGAGCGTACAAAATTACAAGTGCTTGCTCCCGTTGTATCTGGACGAAAAGGTGCACATGTAAAAGCTTTAGAAGACATTAAAAAGCAAGGCTATGTGCGCATACGTGTAGACGGAGAAATGCGTGAAGTAACAGAAGAAATTGAGTTAGATAAAAATAAAAAGCATTCGATTGAAGTAGTTATCGATCGAATCGTCGTAAAAGAAGGCGTACAATCTCGTTTATCTGACTCTTTAGAAACGGCTCTAAAACTTGGTGATGGAAAAGTTATTATCGATATTATCGGTGAAGAAGAGCTCTTATTTAGTGAGCATCATGCATGCCCGAAATGTGGTTTTTCCATTGGGGAGCTTGAACCTAGAATGTTTTCATTTAACAGTCCTTATGGCGCTTGTACAGCATGTGATGGATTAGGCATGAAGCTTAAAGTGGACGCTGAGCTGGTAATTCCGGATGATACATTAACATTACGAGAGAATGCTATTGCTCCTTGGGCTCCAACAAGCTCTCAGTACTATCCACAAATGCTAGAAGCAGTCTGTGCTCACTATGGCATTGATATGGATGTAGCGGTAAAAGACTTACCTAAGCATTTGTTAGATAAGATTTTGTATGGAAGCGATGGAGACAAAATATATTTCCGGTACGAAAATGACTTTGGACAAGTGCGTGAAAACGAAATTTTGTTCGAAGGTGTAATTCCAAACGTAGAGCGTCGTTATCACGAAACAAGTTCTGATTATATTCGTGAGCAAATGGAAAAATATATGGCTGAACAGCCTTGTTCAACATGTAAAGGCCACCGCTTAAAGAAAGAAGCACTTGCCGTTTTAATTGATTCGAAACATATTGGTAACGTGACTCGCTTTTCTGTTCAAGAAGCGTACAATTTCTTTAGCAGCCTGCAGCTTTCTGATAAAGAAATGAAAATCGCAGACATGATTTTAAGAGAAATTAAAGAACGACTCGGATTCTTAGTAAATGTTGGACTAGATTACCTCACGATTAATCGTTCAGCTGGAACATTGTCTGGTGGAGAAGCACAGCGTATTCGACTAGCAACGCAAATTGGCTCACGCTTAACAGGAGTCCTGTATATTCTAGATGAACCATCAATTGGTCTGCATCAGCGTGATAATGACCGCCTTATTCGAACAATGCAAGATATGAGAGACATTGGCAACACGCTAATTGTTGTTGAGCATGATGAAGATACGATGCTTGCTGCTGATTATTTAATTGATATTGGTCCCGGTGCCGGTGTCCATGGAGGAGCAGTTGTGTCACAGGGTACGCCAAAAGAAGTGATGGCAGATCCAAATTCATTAACGGGGCAGTATCTATCCGGAGACCGTTTTATTCCGTTGCCAACAGAGCGCCGCTCAGTTGACAAAAGTCGAATGATTGACATTGTAGGTGCAAAAGAAAATAATTTGAAAAATGTAAAGGCAAGTATTCCACTTGGAACGTTTACAGCAGTGACAGGCGTATCAGGGTCAGGGAAAAGTACGCTAGTAAATGATATTTTACACAAAACGCTTGCTCAAAAGCTTCATAAAGCAAAAAGTAAAGCTGGCGAACATAAAGAAATCAAAGGAATTGAGCACTTAGATAAAGTGATTGATATTGATCAGTCTCCAATTGGGCGTACACCTCGCTCTAATCCTGCTACGTATACGGGCGTCTTTGATGATATTCGTGACGTGTTTGCCCAAACAAACGAAGCAAAAGTGCGAGGTTATAAAAAAGGCCGCTTTAGTTTTAACGTAAAGGGAGGCCGCTGTGAAGCTTGCCGTGGAGACGGAATTATTAAAATTGAAATGCACTTTTTACCGGATGTATATGTACCGTGTGAAGTTTGTCATGGGAAGCGCTATAACCGTGAAACATTAGAGGTTAAGTATAAAGATCATAATATTTCAGACGTGCTGGATATGACGGTTGAGGATGCTTTGCATTTCTTTGAAAACATTCCGAAAATCAAGCGTAAGCTACAAACGATTTATGATGTAGGTCTTGGATATATTACGCTTGGGCAACCTGCTACAACGCTATCAGGGGGAGAAGCACAGCGCGTAAAACTAGCTTCAGAGCTTCATCGTCGATCAACGGGCCGAACGCTTTATATTTTAGATGAGCCAACAACTGGTCTCCATATTGACGACATTGCGCGACTTCTAAAAGTACTGCAACGCCTCGTTGAAAATGGTGACACAGTCCTTGTGATTGAACATAATCTGGATATTATTAAAGCAGCAGATTATTTAATTGATTTAGGACCTGAAGGTGGGGATAAAGGCGGTCAGATTGTTGGTACAGGTACACCAGAAGAAGTCGCGGAAGTGAAAGGGTCCTATACAGGCAAATATTTAAAACCGATTTTAGAACGGGATCGAAAGCGTATGGATGAGAAGATAAAAGAAGTTCAAACTGTTGGTAAAGCATAG
- the pruA gene encoding L-glutamate gamma-semialdehyde dehydrogenase, which produces MTITTKPSVFKNEPFTDFTVEANKVAMEKSLKKVKGELGRTYPISIGSETIDTGDYIVSINPGSKDDVIGRVSKGTTALAEQAMQQALTTFETWKNVSPAERADYLFKAADLMRQRKHEFSAMLVYEVGKNWAEADADTAEAIDFMEFYAREMLRLSETHINQPLTPVDGEKTQMTYIPLGVGVIISPFNFPLAIMAGTTVAAIVSGNTVILKPADSAPVIAAKFVELMKEVGLPEGVLNFVPGDGIEVGEYLVEHPKTRFVSFTGSREVGCRIYERASKVQPGQIWLKRVIAEMGGKDGIVVDETADLDAAADGIVAAAFGFQGQKCSAGSRAIIVESVYDEVVNKVVERTKKLSIGLPEKNHAVGPVIDQKAYNKILSYIEVGKGEGTLLTGGSPAEGNGFYIEPTIFGDVSPQARIMKEEIFGPVLAMAKAADWKEAIEIYNDTDYGLTGGFFSQDESRISTALNEMHCGNLYINKKCTGALVGVHPFGGFNMSGTDSKAGGYDYLLLFTQGKMTARKI; this is translated from the coding sequence ATGACAATTACAACAAAACCATCTGTATTTAAAAATGAGCCTTTCACTGATTTCACAGTTGAAGCAAATAAGGTAGCGATGGAAAAATCGTTGAAAAAAGTAAAGGGTGAGCTAGGGAGAACCTACCCAATTTCAATTGGTAGCGAAACAATTGATACGGGAGATTATATTGTTTCAATTAACCCTGGGAGTAAAGATGACGTCATTGGGCGTGTGAGCAAAGGAACAACGGCTTTAGCAGAACAAGCAATGCAACAGGCGTTAACAACGTTTGAAACGTGGAAGAATGTTTCACCGGCTGAGCGTGCGGATTATTTATTTAAAGCAGCGGATTTGATGCGTCAGCGCAAGCATGAATTCTCTGCAATGCTCGTTTATGAAGTAGGGAAAAATTGGGCTGAAGCAGATGCAGATACAGCAGAAGCAATTGATTTTATGGAGTTTTATGCAAGAGAAATGCTTCGCCTTAGCGAGACGCACATTAACCAGCCATTAACGCCTGTAGATGGTGAAAAGACGCAAATGACGTATATTCCACTTGGAGTAGGCGTAATCATCTCGCCATTTAACTTCCCACTTGCTATTATGGCAGGGACTACCGTAGCGGCAATTGTATCAGGGAACACTGTTATCTTAAAACCGGCTGATTCAGCTCCGGTTATTGCGGCTAAATTTGTAGAGCTTATGAAAGAAGTAGGTTTACCAGAAGGCGTCTTAAACTTTGTGCCGGGAGACGGTATTGAAGTAGGCGAATACTTGGTTGAGCATCCAAAAACACGCTTTGTTTCTTTTACAGGTTCACGTGAAGTTGGTTGTCGTATTTACGAAAGAGCGTCTAAAGTACAGCCTGGACAGATTTGGTTAAAGCGTGTCATTGCTGAAATGGGCGGTAAAGATGGCATTGTGGTAGATGAAACAGCTGATTTAGATGCAGCTGCTGATGGAATTGTTGCAGCAGCATTTGGCTTCCAAGGACAAAAGTGCTCAGCAGGATCTCGAGCAATTATTGTGGAGTCTGTTTACGATGAAGTGGTAAATAAGGTTGTCGAACGCACGAAAAAGCTTAGTATTGGACTTCCGGAAAAAAATCATGCAGTCGGTCCAGTCATTGATCAAAAAGCATATAATAAAATTTTGTCGTATATCGAGGTTGGAAAAGGTGAAGGAACGCTTCTAACAGGGGGTAGCCCTGCCGAAGGGAATGGCTTCTATATTGAACCAACTATCTTTGGAGATGTGAGTCCGCAGGCACGTATTATGAAAGAAGAAATCTTTGGTCCTGTGCTTGCGATGGCAAAAGCAGCTGACTGGAAAGAAGCAATTGAAATTTATAACGATACAGATTACGGATTAACGGGTGGGTTCTTCTCTCAGGATGAGAGTCGTATTTCAACTGCGCTAAATGAAATGCATTGCGGTAACTTGTACATCAACAAAAAATGTACTGGTGCGTTGGTAGGAGTACATCCTTTTGGTGGCTTCAATATGTCAGGAACGGATTCTAAAGCAGGTGGATATGACTACCTACTTCTATTTACACAAGGGAAAATGACAGCTAGAAAGATTTAA
- the uvrB gene encoding excinuclease ABC subunit UvrB encodes MADQFKLVSSYEPQGDQPKAIEKIVKGIQEGKQQQVLLGATGTGKTFTISNVIKEVNKPTLIIAHNKTLAGQLYSEFKEFFPDNAVEYFVSYYDYYQPEAYVPQTDTFIEKDASINDEIDKLRHSATSSLFERKDVIIIASVSCIYGLGSPEEYKEMVVSLRVGMEKERNQLLRDLVDVQYERNDIDFKRGTFRVRGDVVEIFPASRDERCIRVEFFGDEIDRIREVDALTGEVLGDREHVAIFPASHFVTREEKMKVAIKNIEKELQEQLEKMREAGKLLEAQRLEQRTNYDLEMMREMGFCSGIENYSRHLTLRPPGSTPYTLLDFFPEDFLLVVDESHVTIPQIRGMYNGDQARKQVLVDHGFRLPSALDNRPLKFDEFEDHIHQIVHVSATPGPYELEKAPDVIEQIIRPTGLLDPNIEVRPIEGQIDDLIGELQDRIAKNERVLITTLTKKMSEDLTNYLKEIGIKVQYLHSEIKTLERIEIIRDLRLGKFDVLVGINLLREGLDIPEVSLVTILDADKEGFLRSERSLIQTIGRAARNANGHVIMYADRITNSMEIAISETKRRRSIQEEYNEKHGITPQTIQKEVRGAIRATIVAEDTESYDQAPAFDKMTGKEKHKVIQEMEEEMKEAAKALNFERAAELRDLILELKAEG; translated from the coding sequence GTGGCAGATCAATTTAAGCTAGTATCCTCATATGAACCTCAAGGGGATCAGCCTAAGGCAATCGAAAAAATTGTCAAAGGTATTCAGGAAGGAAAACAGCAGCAGGTGTTATTAGGTGCAACAGGAACAGGTAAGACCTTTACGATTTCTAACGTAATTAAGGAAGTTAATAAGCCTACCTTAATTATTGCTCATAATAAAACGTTAGCAGGTCAGTTGTATAGCGAGTTTAAAGAGTTCTTTCCGGATAATGCAGTAGAATATTTTGTAAGCTATTACGACTATTATCAGCCGGAAGCCTATGTTCCACAAACCGATACGTTTATTGAAAAAGATGCAAGCATTAATGACGAAATCGATAAGCTGCGGCACTCTGCAACGTCTTCGTTGTTTGAGCGAAAAGACGTTATCATTATTGCCAGCGTTTCTTGTATTTATGGATTAGGTTCACCGGAAGAATATAAAGAAATGGTTGTCTCGCTTCGTGTCGGCATGGAAAAAGAGCGAAATCAACTACTTCGAGATCTTGTTGACGTACAGTATGAACGAAATGACATCGACTTTAAACGCGGGACGTTTCGCGTGCGTGGAGATGTAGTGGAAATTTTTCCAGCGTCAAGAGATGAGCGCTGCATTCGCGTTGAGTTTTTTGGTGATGAAATCGATCGGATTCGTGAAGTCGATGCTTTAACTGGAGAAGTACTTGGCGACAGAGAGCATGTTGCTATCTTCCCAGCGTCTCACTTCGTAACTCGTGAAGAAAAGATGAAAGTAGCCATTAAAAATATCGAGAAAGAGCTTCAAGAACAGCTTGAAAAGATGCGAGAAGCAGGCAAGTTACTAGAAGCTCAGCGCCTTGAACAGCGCACAAATTATGATTTAGAAATGATGAGAGAGATGGGGTTTTGTTCTGGAATTGAAAATTACTCTCGCCATTTAACACTACGTCCACCAGGATCAACACCATACACGCTGCTAGACTTCTTTCCAGAAGACTTTCTTCTTGTGGTAGATGAATCACACGTGACTATTCCACAAATTCGCGGAATGTATAACGGAGACCAAGCGCGTAAACAAGTGCTGGTTGACCACGGCTTTCGCCTTCCGTCCGCGCTTGATAACCGCCCGTTAAAATTCGATGAATTTGAAGATCATATTCATCAAATTGTTCATGTTTCAGCAACACCAGGGCCTTATGAGCTTGAGAAAGCGCCTGATGTCATTGAACAAATTATTCGACCAACAGGATTACTAGATCCGAATATTGAAGTGAGACCAATTGAAGGCCAGATTGATGATTTGATTGGTGAACTTCAAGATCGAATTGCGAAAAACGAGCGCGTTCTCATTACAACGTTAACGAAAAAAATGTCAGAGGACTTAACCAATTACTTAAAAGAAATAGGCATTAAAGTACAGTATTTGCATTCTGAAATTAAAACGCTTGAGCGAATTGAAATTATTCGAGATTTACGACTTGGTAAGTTTGATGTTTTAGTTGGAATCAACCTTCTAAGAGAAGGGCTCGACATTCCTGAAGTGTCACTTGTTACAATATTGGACGCAGATAAAGAAGGATTTCTACGATCAGAACGATCACTTATCCAAACGATTGGTCGAGCAGCGCGTAATGCCAATGGGCATGTTATTATGTACGCAGACCGTATTACTAACTCAATGGAAATTGCGATTAGTGAAACAAAGCGTCGTCGTAGCATCCAAGAAGAATATAACGAAAAACACGGCATTACGCCGCAGACGATTCAAAAAGAAGTTCGCGGTGCCATCCGAGCAACAATTGTAGCTGAGGATACTGAAAGTTACGATCAAGCACCTGCATTCGATAAAATGACTGGAAAAGAAAAACATAAAGTAATTCAAGAAATGGAAGAAGAGATGAAGGAAGCAGCTAAAGCTCTTAACTTTGAACGAGCCGCTGAGCTTCGTGACCTCATTTTAGAACTAAAAGCAGAAGGGTGA
- the putP gene encoding sodium/proline symporter PutP translates to MEIQLLSSIVVYMIGMLLIGYYAYRRTSNLSDYVLGGRSLGPGVTALSAGASDMSGWLMMGLPGAMFVQGVSASWIVIGLTLGAYANWLFVAPRLRKYTEVANNSMTIPAFLENRFNDDSKMLRMISAIVIILFFTFYVSSGIVSGGVLFETTLNLDYEIGLWVVAGVVVAYTLFGGFLAVSWTDFVQGIIMFVALILVPIVVLTQIGGFDTAMNEVRNIDTDLFNIFSGTSFLGIISLFAWGLGYFGQPHIIVRFMAISSVKEIKPARRIGMSWMLVSVVGAMLTGFVGLAYYTKQGLDIADPETVFIGLSTILFHPIITGFLLAALLAAVMSTISSQLLVTSSSLTEDLYKTFFRRSASDKELMLVGRGFVLLVSIIGVMIAFNKSGTILSLVGYAWAGFGAAFGPVILLSLYWKRMNKWGALAGMVLGAVTVVVWTKIPGLSDLLYEMIPGFLISLVGIVVVSLLTPAPNEKTQSEFEEYNQSA, encoded by the coding sequence ATGGAGATTCAGCTGTTAAGTTCCATTGTGGTATACATGATCGGTATGTTATTAATTGGTTATTATGCTTACCGAAGGACTTCTAATCTATCAGACTATGTATTAGGAGGACGCTCGCTAGGCCCGGGCGTAACGGCTTTAAGTGCAGGAGCCTCTGATATGAGTGGATGGCTAATGATGGGATTACCTGGTGCTATGTTTGTTCAGGGGGTAAGTGCTTCGTGGATTGTAATTGGGCTTACGTTAGGTGCATATGCTAACTGGTTATTTGTTGCACCTCGTCTTCGTAAGTATACAGAAGTGGCTAATAATTCAATGACAATTCCAGCATTTTTAGAAAATCGCTTTAACGATGATTCCAAAATGTTACGCATGATATCAGCTATTGTTATTATTTTATTTTTTACTTTTTATGTCTCATCAGGAATTGTATCAGGAGGCGTTCTTTTTGAAACAACGCTTAATCTAGACTACGAGATAGGCCTATGGGTTGTAGCTGGAGTAGTCGTAGCTTATACGTTGTTTGGTGGCTTTTTAGCCGTTAGTTGGACCGATTTCGTTCAAGGAATTATTATGTTTGTTGCTTTAATCCTTGTGCCAATTGTGGTTCTTACACAAATAGGTGGATTTGATACGGCAATGAATGAGGTTCGAAACATTGATACGGACTTATTCAATATTTTTAGTGGCACAAGCTTCTTAGGCATCATTTCGTTGTTTGCATGGGGATTAGGTTATTTTGGACAGCCTCATATTATTGTTCGATTTATGGCTATCTCATCAGTAAAAGAAATTAAGCCTGCTCGTCGCATTGGGATGAGTTGGATGCTTGTTTCAGTGGTTGGAGCTATGCTAACGGGCTTTGTAGGCTTAGCCTATTATACAAAACAAGGGTTGGACATTGCCGATCCTGAAACGGTATTCATCGGATTAAGTACGATTTTATTTCATCCAATTATTACAGGTTTCTTATTAGCAGCTTTGCTAGCTGCCGTAATGAGTACCATTTCATCACAACTTCTTGTAACGTCAAGTTCATTAACAGAAGATTTGTACAAAACATTTTTCCGACGTTCAGCAAGTGATAAAGAACTAATGTTGGTTGGACGTGGATTTGTACTTCTTGTATCCATCATTGGTGTCATGATTGCATTTAATAAAAGCGGTACAATCCTATCCTTAGTCGGTTATGCGTGGGCAGGGTTTGGAGCTGCTTTTGGTCCTGTTATCTTATTGAGCCTTTATTGGAAACGAATGAATAAATGGGGAGCGTTAGCAGGTATGGTTCTTGGTGCCGTGACGGTTGTTGTATGGACAAAGATCCCTGGGCTATCGGATTTATTATACGAAATGATTCCAGGTTTTTTAATTAGCTTAGTTGGAATTGTAGTAGTAAGTCTATTAACACCTGCTCCGAACGAGAAAACGCAAAGCGAGTTTGAAGAATATAATCAATCAGCGTAA
- a CDS encoding proline dehydrogenase, which yields MEVLMRTMFQSLGKNHSMNKLAKRYGLRMGAARFVAGDSIESAINTCRELNAAGKVATLDHLGEFVYTKEEAAESTDMCVQTLHAIAHSNVNSNLSLKMTSLGLDISEQLCMDNMRKILEVAKMHGIFVRIDMEDYAHCQQSLDIYKELRKEYDNVGIVIQAYLYRTQQDIKDLNQYQANLRLVKGAYKESPEVAFPAKKDVDENLKEIIKMHLENGNYTAVASHDEAMIDYTKELVKKLNIPNDQFEFQMLYGICVELQDKLVKEGYKVRVYVPYGVDWFGYFMRRLAERPANVWFVLKNFVK from the coding sequence ATGGAGGTTTTAATGAGAACGATGTTTCAATCGTTAGGCAAAAATCACTCAATGAATAAATTAGCAAAAAGGTATGGTCTACGGATGGGTGCAGCAAGATTTGTGGCAGGTGATTCAATTGAATCTGCTATTAATACTTGTAGAGAGCTTAACGCTGCAGGTAAGGTTGCAACGTTAGATCATCTTGGGGAATTTGTATATACCAAAGAGGAAGCGGCTGAATCCACTGATATGTGTGTGCAGACATTACATGCAATTGCGCACTCAAATGTTAATTCAAATTTATCACTGAAGATGACATCTCTTGGTTTAGATATTAGCGAACAACTCTGCATGGACAATATGCGCAAAATTCTTGAGGTTGCCAAAATGCATGGAATTTTTGTTCGAATTGATATGGAAGATTATGCTCACTGTCAGCAGTCACTAGATATATATAAAGAGCTGCGAAAAGAGTATGATAACGTTGGAATTGTGATTCAAGCATATCTGTATCGCACACAGCAGGACATTAAAGACCTAAATCAATATCAAGCAAACTTGCGCTTAGTAAAAGGGGCATATAAAGAGTCACCTGAAGTAGCATTTCCAGCAAAAAAAGATGTAGATGAAAATCTTAAAGAAATTATTAAAATGCACTTGGAAAACGGCAATTATACAGCCGTGGCAAGCCACGATGAAGCAATGATTGACTATACAAAAGAGTTAGTTAAAAAACTGAATATTCCAAATGACCAATTTGAATTTCAGATGCTATACGGTATTTGTGTGGAGTTACAAGATAAGCTTGTTAAAGAAGGTTATAAAGTGCGCGTATATGTACCGTACGGTGTAGATTGGTTTGGGTACTTCATGCGCCGATTAGCTGAGCGCCCAGCGAATGTATGGTTTGTATTAAAGAACTTTGTAAAATAA
- a CDS encoding sigma 54-interacting transcriptional regulator, translating to MSSIKINDSFILTSPSTSMSQIKSELSNFEYVIVFDKHYYIFHTTEQFALQSASMSMPIIDWIYKTNWSPSTISTWLDLKTSKVNWERPVLIQAYETNSIHGVLHPSDWIHYLQAENEDVFSYFETLGETINDAVTVVDDKGKVVLWNTAAENTYKIAKQAIVGEFINTYFDDESIVLHKILNEGRPIRGAYHKPNKETHVLVNASPIVKGHKVIGAVATEHDITNIIRLHEEVEQDPLVGDKSLFSSIIGENSSLEEEIEMAKKVSSTNIPILLTGEVGSGKELLAQAIHYDSTRRNEPFITLNCATIPPGLIDMELFGYQQGVFSQPTTDKRPGKLELAANGTLFIQDVHKMPLDVQIKLCDYLENAAYYMTGSNEQVQVNTRIMASTSILLESLIEQGEFYEGLYYQLTVINIHIPPLKERQNEIPTLITQFIEEFSIKYEKAKPILDEDIVETLCHQEWPGNVRELRNTIERLILLNDLPTITAQHLPAELKRQINLHEPLNEASSEKQLIQDTLKRTYGNKSAAADLLGISRGTLYNKIKEYGL from the coding sequence ATGAGCTCAATTAAAATAAACGACTCCTTTATTTTAACCAGTCCATCTACATCCATGTCCCAGATAAAATCCGAACTTTCTAACTTTGAATATGTTATCGTTTTTGATAAACATTATTACATCTTTCATACAACAGAACAGTTTGCCCTCCAGAGTGCTTCGATGAGCATGCCTATTATTGATTGGATTTATAAAACCAACTGGTCTCCTTCTACTATATCTACTTGGCTTGACCTCAAAACATCAAAGGTTAACTGGGAGCGTCCAGTTCTTATCCAAGCATACGAAACTAATTCTATTCACGGTGTACTTCATCCTTCCGATTGGATTCACTATCTACAAGCTGAAAATGAAGATGTTTTCTCTTATTTTGAAACGCTGGGAGAAACCATTAACGATGCTGTGACGGTTGTTGATGATAAAGGAAAAGTAGTACTGTGGAATACAGCGGCTGAAAATACGTACAAAATCGCTAAACAAGCAATTGTTGGCGAGTTTATTAATACGTACTTCGATGATGAATCCATTGTGCTACATAAAATCTTAAACGAAGGTCGACCAATCCGAGGCGCATACCATAAGCCAAATAAAGAAACGCATGTGTTAGTAAATGCTTCACCTATTGTAAAAGGTCATAAAGTGATTGGTGCAGTGGCAACCGAGCATGATATTACCAATATTATTCGACTGCACGAAGAAGTCGAACAAGACCCATTGGTAGGTGATAAGAGCTTATTTTCTTCTATTATTGGGGAGAACTCTTCCCTTGAAGAAGAGATAGAAATGGCTAAAAAGGTCTCGTCTACAAATATTCCTATTTTATTAACCGGAGAGGTAGGGTCTGGAAAAGAACTACTTGCTCAGGCTATTCATTACGATAGTACAAGACGAAACGAACCCTTTATTACGCTAAACTGCGCAACTATTCCTCCTGGCCTCATCGATATGGAGCTTTTCGGATATCAGCAAGGCGTATTCTCACAGCCTACAACCGATAAAAGGCCTGGAAAATTAGAGCTAGCAGCTAACGGAACCTTATTTATTCAAGATGTTCATAAGATGCCTTTAGATGTTCAAATTAAACTGTGTGACTATCTCGAAAACGCTGCTTATTACATGACGGGAAGTAATGAGCAAGTTCAAGTTAATACAAGGATTATGGCTTCAACATCTATCCTATTAGAGAGCTTAATCGAGCAAGGAGAATTTTATGAGGGCCTTTATTATCAGCTAACGGTCATCAATATTCATATTCCACCTTTAAAAGAGCGTCAGAATGAAATTCCAACGCTCATTACACAATTTATTGAAGAATTTAGCATAAAGTACGAAAAGGCAAAACCGATTCTTGATGAAGATATTGTGGAAACGCTTTGTCATCAAGAGTGGCCCGGTAATGTACGAGAACTTCGAAATACTATAGAACGACTAATCTTACTTAACGATTTGCCAACCATCACGGCACAACACTTACCAGCTGAATTAAAACGTCAAATCAATCTTCATGAGCCTTTGAATGAAGCATCCTCTGAAAAGCAGCTTATTCAAGATACGCTAAAAAGAACCTATGGCAATAAGAGCGCCGCAGCTGATTTATTGGGAATTTCAAGAGGAACATTGTATAACAAAATTAAAGAATACGGCTTGTAA